Proteins co-encoded in one Acidovorax sp. 69 genomic window:
- the trpB gene encoding tryptophan synthase subunit beta has product MNSYQQPDPSGHFGPYGGSFVSETLTHAIQELRETYARYRNDPEFLAEFHYELKHFVGRPSPVYHAARTSREMGGAQIYLKREDLNHTGAHKINNVIGQAMLAKRMGKPRVIAETGAGQHGVATATICARYGLECVVYMGAEDVKRQSPNVYRMKLLGATVVPVESGSKTLKDALNEAMRDWVANVDNTFYIIGTVAGPHPYPMIVRDFQSIIGKECIEQMPAMLTEQKVLGEQPDVVIACVGGGSNAMGIFHPYIPFEKTRLIGVEAAGEGLDSGKHSASLQKGSAGVLHGNRTFILQDDNGQITETHSISAGLDYPGVGPEHAWLQEIGRAEYVGITDQEALDAFHYLCRTEGIIPALESSHAVAYAMKLAKTMRADQSILVNLSGRGDKDIGTVADLSGADFYCRPSCQGQSVKGGEQAIKVVKQ; this is encoded by the coding sequence ATGAATTCCTATCAGCAACCTGATCCCTCGGGCCACTTTGGGCCCTACGGCGGCAGTTTTGTCAGCGAAACCCTGACCCACGCGATCCAGGAACTGCGCGAAACTTACGCGCGCTACCGGAACGACCCTGAGTTCCTGGCCGAGTTCCACTACGAACTCAAGCATTTCGTGGGCCGCCCCTCCCCCGTGTACCACGCGGCCCGCACCAGCCGCGAAATGGGTGGCGCGCAGATTTACCTCAAACGTGAGGACCTGAACCACACCGGCGCCCACAAGATCAACAACGTGATCGGCCAGGCCATGCTCGCCAAACGCATGGGCAAGCCCCGCGTGATTGCCGAAACCGGCGCGGGCCAGCACGGTGTGGCCACAGCCACGATTTGCGCCCGATACGGACTGGAATGTGTGGTGTACATGGGTGCTGAGGACGTCAAACGTCAAAGCCCCAACGTCTACCGCATGAAGCTCTTGGGTGCCACCGTGGTTCCCGTGGAGTCGGGCAGCAAGACCCTGAAGGACGCGCTCAACGAAGCCATGCGTGACTGGGTGGCCAATGTGGACAACACCTTCTACATCATCGGCACGGTGGCGGGCCCCCACCCCTACCCCATGATAGTGCGCGATTTCCAAAGCATCATCGGCAAGGAATGCATCGAGCAAATGCCCGCCATGCTGACCGAACAGAAGGTGCTGGGCGAGCAGCCCGATGTAGTGATCGCCTGCGTGGGCGGTGGCAGCAACGCGATGGGGATTTTTCACCCCTACATCCCTTTCGAAAAAACCCGCCTGATCGGTGTAGAAGCGGCTGGTGAGGGACTGGACTCAGGCAAACACTCGGCATCGCTGCAAAAAGGCAGCGCGGGCGTGCTGCATGGCAACCGCACCTTCATCTTGCAGGACGACAACGGTCAGATCACAGAAACCCACAGCATCAGCGCCGGGCTGGACTACCCTGGCGTGGGGCCAGAACACGCGTGGCTGCAGGAAATCGGGCGTGCCGAATATGTGGGCATCACCGACCAGGAAGCGCTGGACGCCTTTCATTACCTGTGCCGCACCGAGGGCATCATCCCCGCGCTCGAATCCAGCCATGCCGTGGCCTACGCCATGAAGCTGGCCAAAACCATGCGCGCCGACCAGTCCATTCTCGTCAACCTCTCGGGCCGGGGCGACAAGGATATCGGTACTGTGGCTGACCTCAGCGGCGCAGATTTTTACTGTCGCCCCAGTTGCCAAGGCCAGTCCGTCAAGGGCGGCGAGCAAGCTATCAAGGTGGTCAAACAATGA
- a CDS encoding phosphoribosylanthranilate isomerase yields the protein MNAEKIAPTLSASRTRIKICGLTREQDVDAAVAAGADAVGFVLYAPSPRAVTPERAAELARRLPPFVTPVLLFVNEATTNVIAASALIAGATVQFHGDESPQDCLTATHQGARPYLRAARIPLGDGAAGFDLVKYAHDYSHAQAILLDAHVDGYGGSGKAFNWSLLPPSVNSHLVLSGGLTPANVTDGILQVRPRCKTLAVDVSSGVEASGPDGKPIRGIKDAEKIQRFVAAVRAADAQLAKNPHEFLSAT from the coding sequence ATGAATGCTGAAAAGATTGCCCCCACGCTCTCCGCTTCGCGCACCCGCATCAAAATCTGCGGACTGACCCGCGAGCAAGACGTCGATGCCGCCGTGGCGGCCGGTGCTGACGCCGTGGGGTTCGTGCTGTACGCCCCCAGCCCACGCGCTGTGACCCCTGAGCGTGCTGCCGAACTGGCCCGCCGCCTGCCTCCTTTTGTGACGCCAGTTTTGCTGTTCGTGAACGAGGCTACTACTAATGTGATAGCTGCCAGCGCTTTGATAGCGGGCGCAACAGTCCAATTTCATGGTGATGAATCTCCACAGGACTGCCTGACCGCCACCCACCAAGGCGCGCGGCCCTACCTGCGCGCGGCACGAATTCCCCTGGGCGACGGTGCGGCCGGGTTTGACCTCGTAAAATACGCCCACGATTACTCTCACGCCCAAGCCATCCTGCTCGACGCCCATGTCGACGGTTATGGCGGAAGTGGCAAGGCATTCAATTGGTCACTCCTTCCACCAAGCGTCAACTCTCACCTCGTTTTGTCTGGTGGACTCACGCCTGCAAACGTGACCGATGGCATTTTGCAAGTCCGCCCGCGTTGCAAGACGCTGGCGGTTGATGTCAGTTCAGGCGTCGAAGCCAGCGGCCCCGATGGCAAACCCATCAGGGGCATCAAGGACGCCGAAAAAATTCAACGTTTCGTAGCCGCCGTGCGTGCGGCCGATGCACAACTTGCGAAGAACCCCCATGAATTCCTATCAGCAACCTGA
- the truA gene encoding tRNA pseudouridine(38-40) synthase TruA, which yields MTRVALGVSYNGQTYSGWQSQLSRNTVQDKLEAALGRFATHPVSTLCAGRTDAGVHGLMQVVHFDTPLQRPSSSWVRGTNTFLPADIAVQWAQSVPHHFHARASAVARRYAYVLLQSPVRPSVDAGRVGWVYHPLDHDAMRQAADQLLGEHDFTSFRASACQAKSPIKTLRRIDIARRGLSEPHPELGWSPCYWRFEFEANAFLHHMIRNIMGCLIAIGQGNQPPGWIAQVLAAKSRDAAAPTFSPDGLYFQGPIYDATWGLPQRTAAYDWLP from the coding sequence ATGACAAGGGTGGCGCTGGGTGTCAGTTACAACGGTCAGACCTATAGTGGCTGGCAAAGCCAGTTGTCTCGAAACACGGTTCAAGACAAACTCGAAGCGGCCTTGGGCCGCTTTGCCACGCACCCTGTGAGCACCCTGTGTGCTGGCCGCACAGACGCCGGCGTGCATGGCCTGATGCAGGTCGTGCACTTCGACACACCGCTGCAGCGACCTTCATCGTCCTGGGTGCGCGGCACCAACACCTTCCTGCCCGCTGACATCGCTGTGCAGTGGGCCCAGTCCGTGCCCCACCATTTTCACGCCCGCGCCAGTGCTGTGGCGCGGCGCTACGCTTACGTGCTGCTGCAATCGCCCGTGCGGCCCAGCGTGGATGCCGGGCGGGTGGGCTGGGTTTACCACCCGCTGGATCATGATGCAATGCGGCAAGCCGCAGATCAGTTGCTGGGTGAACATGACTTCACTTCATTCCGGGCCTCGGCATGCCAGGCCAAGTCGCCCATCAAAACGCTACGACGCATCGACATTGCCCGCCGCGGCCTGAGCGAGCCCCACCCAGAACTGGGCTGGAGCCCCTGCTATTGGCGTTTTGAATTCGAAGCCAACGCCTTTTTGCACCACATGATCCGCAACATCATGGGCTGCCTCATTGCGATAGGTCAGGGCAACCAGCCCCCCGGATGGATCGCACAAGTGCTCGCGGCCAAATCACGCGATGCGGCGGCGCCGACGTTCTCCCCGGATGGGCTGTATTTTCAAGGGCCAATCTATGACGCCACCTGGGGACTGCCCCAGCGCACGGCTGCGTATGATTGGCTGCCATGA
- a CDS encoding FimV/HubP family polar landmark protein, with protein MHRWKFSVLAAAAVASAGFYASDASALALGRITVQSALGEPLRAEIDLPQITPAEADTLRATTAAPEVFRSQGMEYTQTMNNLQIQLQRRPDGTAVLRLSSDRPVNEPFLDLVLDANWGSGRIVRSYTMLFDPPTLRRAAPAVTASPQISAPSATQAPAVRAPAAAPRATEPAASRPAAATAAPRATPTDGVAVQAGDTAGRIASTYKPAGVSLDQMLVAMMRSNPDAFIQGNVNRLKAGAVLQMPDQAAAQSTTAPEARQILAAQARDFNDFRRKLAGAAPTTEVAAAQRSASGAVQTKVEDKKPATAAPDKLTLSKGSVKGQKAAEEQVAKDKQAGEAATRMAELSKNITDLNKLSAASAAAGGAAAAAAGTASAPAGVAVQTPAVPATPTAPPAPETPASTPVPANSAASEVTVPAEAASAPAAEAPAVPAPPAPKPKPVPAPAPAEEPGFLAGLMDDPLLPIGGGILVAALLGFGAYRVVQRRRQNGGVDSSFLESRIQPDSFFGASGGQRVDTANSEMTTGSSMAYSPSQLDAGGDVDPVAEADVYLAYGRDLQAEEILKEAVRHNPGRVSVHVKLGEIYAKRQDRKALEAVAGEVFKLTQGEGPDWARIAELGRDLEPENRIYQPGGRPGMGEDESPSLPPGGFASTFTGAGNPGAALPPDLDLDLDLDLPDDALTDAPPAAAGGFAAAAAAAANRSTTPEADEPQTLRPELDLPDITSATAPAWSGQDTTSSPMMAAPPVADLDFPSADDLSMAPSGPMPLTGDAKDSGPMEFDLGELSLDLNAPSKPMAAPAAKMTAPAPEFTDDGSAAAQDDPLATKLALAEEFNAIGDTDGARTLIEEVVAESSGALKTRAQRMLAELG; from the coding sequence ATGCATCGTTGGAAATTTTCTGTCTTGGCGGCTGCGGCCGTCGCTTCTGCTGGTTTCTATGCCAGCGATGCATCCGCTCTGGCATTGGGCCGTATTACCGTGCAGTCGGCTTTGGGCGAGCCCCTGCGCGCTGAAATTGACCTGCCCCAGATCACACCGGCAGAAGCCGACACTTTGCGCGCCACCACGGCAGCCCCAGAGGTCTTCCGCTCGCAGGGCATGGAATACACGCAAACGATGAACAACCTGCAGATTCAACTGCAGCGCCGGCCGGATGGTACGGCGGTCCTTCGCTTATCAAGTGATCGCCCAGTCAACGAACCCTTCCTGGATCTGGTCCTGGACGCCAATTGGGGATCTGGCCGCATCGTGCGCAGCTACACCATGCTGTTCGACCCGCCAACGCTGCGCCGCGCAGCCCCTGCGGTGACTGCATCGCCACAGATTTCAGCGCCATCGGCGACACAAGCGCCCGCAGTACGAGCGCCCGCAGCAGCCCCTCGGGCCACAGAGCCTGCGGCCTCTCGGCCAGCGGCTGCGACTGCTGCGCCACGCGCAACCCCTACCGACGGCGTGGCAGTGCAAGCGGGCGACACGGCCGGCCGCATTGCCAGCACTTACAAACCTGCAGGCGTCTCGCTCGACCAAATGCTGGTCGCCATGATGCGATCCAACCCTGACGCCTTCATCCAGGGCAACGTCAACCGCCTCAAGGCCGGTGCGGTTCTGCAAATGCCAGATCAGGCTGCAGCCCAGTCCACCACGGCCCCCGAGGCACGGCAGATTCTCGCGGCGCAAGCGCGCGATTTCAATGATTTCCGCCGCAAACTTGCGGGCGCAGCCCCCACGACAGAAGTCGCTGCGGCGCAACGCTCTGCTTCCGGAGCCGTTCAGACCAAGGTGGAGGACAAGAAACCCGCCACCGCTGCGCCGGACAAGCTCACGCTGTCCAAAGGTTCTGTCAAGGGCCAAAAGGCGGCCGAAGAGCAGGTCGCCAAAGACAAACAGGCAGGAGAAGCAGCCACCCGGATGGCGGAGTTGTCCAAGAACATCACCGACCTGAACAAACTGAGCGCAGCCAGCGCTGCTGCAGGTGGTGCAGCCGCTGCTGCTGCAGGCACGGCCAGCGCCCCGGCAGGGGTCGCTGTACAAACGCCGGCGGTGCCCGCCACACCCACCGCTCCACCTGCGCCTGAAACTCCAGCATCTACCCCCGTCCCCGCCAACAGTGCTGCGTCTGAGGTCACTGTTCCTGCGGAAGCCGCCTCGGCGCCTGCAGCAGAAGCACCAGCTGTCCCTGCGCCGCCTGCCCCGAAACCAAAACCCGTACCGGCCCCAGCCCCAGCCGAAGAGCCTGGCTTCCTGGCAGGTCTCATGGACGACCCACTCCTGCCCATCGGCGGCGGTATTCTGGTGGCCGCTCTGTTGGGATTTGGTGCATACCGCGTCGTGCAACGGCGCCGTCAAAACGGTGGCGTGGACAGCTCTTTCCTTGAAAGCCGCATCCAGCCTGACTCGTTCTTCGGCGCCAGTGGCGGTCAGCGTGTGGACACGGCCAACAGCGAGATGACCACGGGTTCTTCCATGGCTTACTCGCCCAGCCAACTGGATGCCGGTGGCGACGTGGACCCTGTGGCGGAAGCCGACGTGTACCTCGCCTACGGCCGAGACCTGCAGGCAGAAGAAATCCTGAAAGAGGCTGTGCGCCACAACCCCGGCCGCGTCTCCGTACACGTCAAACTCGGCGAGATCTATGCCAAACGCCAGGACCGCAAGGCCCTGGAAGCTGTCGCTGGCGAGGTCTTCAAGCTGACACAAGGTGAAGGCCCCGATTGGGCGCGCATTGCCGAGTTAGGCCGCGACCTGGAGCCCGAGAACCGCATCTACCAACCTGGCGGTCGTCCAGGCATGGGCGAAGACGAGTCTCCATCGCTGCCGCCCGGCGGTTTTGCCAGCACCTTCACGGGTGCGGGCAACCCAGGTGCCGCATTGCCTCCAGACCTCGATCTCGACCTGGACCTGGACTTGCCCGACGATGCATTGACCGACGCACCACCCGCAGCGGCGGGCGGATTTGCAGCAGCGGCCGCTGCCGCTGCCAACCGCAGTACCACCCCAGAGGCAGACGAACCCCAAACGCTGCGTCCGGAACTGGACCTGCCGGATATCACCTCCGCGACTGCCCCCGCATGGAGTGGCCAAGACACGACTTCCAGCCCCATGATGGCGGCCCCTCCTGTCGCCGACCTGGACTTCCCGAGCGCAGATGATCTGAGCATGGCCCCGTCAGGCCCAATGCCACTGACGGGTGACGCCAAGGACTCCGGCCCCATGGAGTTTGATCTCGGAGAGCTGTCGCTGGACTTGAATGCACCATCCAAACCCATGGCAGCCCCTGCGGCCAAGATGACCGCGCCAGCGCCTGAGTTCACAGATGATGGTTCAGCCGCTGCCCAAGATGACCCGCTGGCCACCAAACTGGCCCTGGCCGAAGAGTTCAATGCCATTGGCGACACCGACGGCGCCCGTACGCTGATTGAAGAAGTTGTGGCAGAGTCCAGCGGGGCGCTCAAAACCCGGGCGCAGCGCATGCTGGCCGAATTGGGCTGA
- the asd gene encoding aspartate-semialdehyde dehydrogenase, translating into MSNKLVGLVGWRGMVGSVLMDRMIEEKDFDLIEPLFFSTSNAGGKAPAQAKNETTLQDAFNIDALKRCDIIITAQGGEYTSDVFPKLRAAGWNGHWIDAASTLRMEKDAVIILDPVNMPVIKDALAHGGKNWVGGNCTVSCMLMGVGALYKAGLVEWMSTQTYQAASGGGAQHMRELLTQYGTLNAEVKSLLDDPKSAILEIDRKVIAKQRALTGAETANFGVPLGGSLIPWIDKDLGNGMSKEEWKGMAETNKILGMGEGFDTAAIPVDGFCVRVGAMRCHSQALTFKLKKDVPVADLEAMIAADNQWVKVVPNTREATIKDLTPVAVTGTMTIPVGRIRKLAMGPEYVGAFTIGDQLLWGAAEPLRRMLRILLGA; encoded by the coding sequence ATGAGCAACAAGTTGGTAGGTTTGGTCGGCTGGCGCGGCATGGTCGGCTCGGTGTTGATGGACCGCATGATTGAAGAAAAAGACTTCGATCTGATTGAGCCATTGTTCTTCTCCACGTCCAACGCAGGCGGCAAGGCCCCTGCGCAGGCCAAGAACGAAACGACCCTGCAAGACGCCTTCAACATCGACGCACTGAAGCGCTGCGACATCATCATCACCGCCCAGGGCGGCGAGTACACCTCCGATGTTTTCCCCAAGCTGCGCGCTGCCGGCTGGAACGGCCACTGGATTGACGCGGCCTCCACGCTGCGCATGGAAAAGGACGCCGTCATCATCCTGGACCCCGTGAACATGCCCGTCATCAAGGACGCGCTGGCCCACGGCGGCAAGAACTGGGTGGGCGGCAACTGCACCGTGAGCTGCATGCTGATGGGTGTGGGCGCGCTGTACAAGGCCGGCCTGGTGGAGTGGATGAGCACCCAGACCTACCAGGCGGCATCGGGCGGCGGGGCGCAGCACATGCGCGAATTGCTCACGCAATACGGCACGCTGAACGCCGAAGTGAAGTCGCTGCTGGACGACCCCAAGAGCGCCATCCTGGAAATCGACCGCAAGGTCATCGCCAAGCAGCGCGCCCTGACCGGCGCTGAAACTGCCAACTTTGGTGTGCCCCTGGGCGGCTCATTGATCCCCTGGATCGATAAGGATCTGGGCAATGGCATGTCCAAGGAAGAATGGAAGGGCATGGCCGAGACCAACAAGATCCTCGGCATGGGTGAAGGCTTTGACACGGCTGCCATCCCAGTCGATGGTTTCTGCGTGCGCGTCGGCGCCATGCGCTGCCACAGCCAGGCACTGACCTTCAAGCTCAAGAAGGACGTGCCCGTGGCCGACCTGGAAGCCATGATCGCCGCCGACAACCAGTGGGTGAAAGTGGTGCCCAACACCCGCGAAGCCACCATCAAGGACCTGACCCCCGTGGCCGTGACCGGCACCATGACCATCCCTGTGGGCCGCATCCGCAAGCTGGCCATGGGACCTGAATATGTGGGTGCATTCACGATTGGCGACCAACTGCTGTGGGGCGCGGCCGAACCACTGCGCCGCATGCTGCGCATCTTGCTGGGCGCTTGA
- the leuB gene encoding 3-isopropylmalate dehydrogenase — protein MKIAVLPGDGIGPEIVSEAVKVLDALELPFEMETALVGGVAYDAHGHPLPESTLKLAKESDAILFGAVGDWKYDTLDRPLRPEQAILGLRKNLGLFANFRPAICYEQLVSASSLKPELIAGLDILIIRELTGDIYFGQPRGRRVATDGHFPGAEEAFDTMRYSRPEIERIAHVAFQAARKRNNKVTSVDKANVLETFQFWKDVVTDVHKEYPDVELQHMYVDNAAMQLVKAPKAFDVVVTGNMFGDILSDEASMLTGSIGMLPSASLNSSNQGLYEPSHGSAPDIAGKGVANPLATILSAAMMLRFSLNQEAAAQRIEAAVQKVLAQGLRTPDIYSEGTTKVGTVQMGDAVVAALK, from the coding sequence ATGAAAATCGCAGTTCTACCGGGTGACGGCATTGGCCCTGAAATTGTCTCGGAGGCCGTCAAGGTGCTGGACGCCCTTGAGCTCCCGTTCGAGATGGAAACCGCCCTGGTCGGCGGCGTGGCGTATGACGCCCATGGCCACCCGCTGCCTGAATCGACACTCAAGCTCGCCAAAGAATCCGACGCCATCCTCTTCGGCGCCGTGGGCGACTGGAAGTACGACACACTCGACCGGCCTCTGCGCCCCGAACAAGCCATCCTGGGCCTGCGCAAGAACCTGGGCCTGTTCGCCAACTTCCGCCCCGCCATTTGCTACGAGCAGCTGGTCAGCGCCTCCAGCCTGAAGCCCGAGCTGATCGCAGGCCTCGACATCCTGATCATCCGCGAGCTGACCGGCGACATCTATTTTGGCCAGCCGCGCGGCCGCCGCGTGGCCACCGATGGCCACTTCCCCGGTGCCGAAGAAGCGTTTGACACCATGCGCTACAGCCGCCCCGAGATCGAGCGCATTGCCCACGTCGCCTTCCAGGCCGCCCGCAAGCGCAACAACAAGGTCACCAGCGTGGACAAAGCCAACGTGCTGGAAACCTTCCAGTTCTGGAAGGACGTGGTCACCGACGTGCACAAGGAATACCCCGACGTCGAGCTGCAGCACATGTACGTGGACAACGCGGCCATGCAACTCGTGAAGGCCCCCAAGGCGTTTGACGTGGTGGTCACCGGCAACATGTTTGGCGACATCCTCTCGGATGAAGCCTCCATGCTGACGGGCTCCATCGGCATGCTGCCCTCGGCCAGCCTGAACAGCAGCAACCAAGGCCTGTACGAACCCAGCCACGGCAGCGCGCCCGACATCGCAGGCAAAGGCGTGGCCAACCCGCTGGCCACCATCCTCTCCGCCGCGATGATGCTGCGCTTCAGCCTGAACCAGGAAGCCGCAGCCCAGCGCATTGAAGCCGCCGTGCAAAAGGTGCTGGCCCAGGGCCTGCGCACCCCCGACATCTACAGCGAAGGCACCACCAAGGTGGGCACGGTGCAGATGGGGGATGCGGTGGTGGCGGCCTTGAAATAA
- the leuD gene encoding 3-isopropylmalate dehydratase small subunit — MQKFTLLKGLAAPMDRENVDTDAIIPKQFLKSIKKTGFGVNLFDEWRYLDHGEPGQDPASRQPNPDFVLNQPRYQGASVLLARKNFGCGSSREHAPWALDQFGFRAVIAPSFADIFFNNCFKNGLLPIVLPEATVAQLFDEVLAFPGYQLTIDLERQVVVRPQGEEIPFEVQAFRKYCLLNGFDDIGLTLLQSDKIKAFEAQRLATKPWLAHTMVS, encoded by the coding sequence ATGCAGAAATTCACTTTACTCAAGGGCCTTGCGGCCCCGATGGACCGCGAGAACGTTGACACCGACGCCATCATCCCCAAGCAGTTTTTGAAGTCGATCAAGAAGACCGGCTTTGGCGTGAACCTGTTTGACGAATGGCGCTACCTGGACCACGGCGAGCCAGGGCAAGACCCTGCCAGCCGCCAACCCAACCCCGACTTCGTGCTGAACCAGCCGCGCTACCAAGGCGCCTCGGTGCTGCTGGCGCGCAAGAACTTTGGCTGCGGCTCCAGCCGTGAGCACGCGCCGTGGGCGCTGGACCAATTCGGCTTTCGCGCCGTGATCGCGCCCAGCTTTGCCGACATCTTCTTCAACAACTGCTTCAAGAATGGCCTGCTGCCCATCGTGCTGCCCGAGGCCACCGTGGCCCAGTTGTTTGACGAAGTGCTGGCATTCCCGGGCTACCAGCTCACCATCGACTTGGAGCGCCAGGTCGTTGTGCGCCCCCAAGGAGAAGAAATTCCGTTTGAGGTGCAGGCATTTCGCAAATACTGCCTGCTCAACGGCTTTGACGACATCGGCCTGACTCTGCTCCAGTCCGACAAGATCAAGGCGTTTGAGGCACAGCGCCTGGCGACCAAGCCCTGGCTGGCGCACACCATGGTGTCGTGA
- a CDS encoding entericidin A/B family lipoprotein, translating to MKKTATLIVLAITFVLAGCNTVKGVGQDVQRAGGALERAAK from the coding sequence ATGAAAAAGACCGCAACCCTCATCGTGCTCGCCATCACCTTCGTGCTGGCCGGATGCAACACCGTCAAGGGCGTGGGCCAGGACGTACAGCGTGCCGGTGGCGCCCTCGAACGCGCCGCCAAATAA
- the leuC gene encoding 3-isopropylmalate dehydratase large subunit produces MGRTLYDKIWDEHVVHTEEDGTSILYIDRHLVHEVTSPQAFEGLREAGRKVWRMSSIVATADHNTPTTGWENGYDGITDPISKEQITTLNDNMAQISPAAFFPFMHKRQGIVHVIGPENGATLPGMTVVCGDSHTSTHGAFGALAHGIGTSEVEHVMATQTLLAKKAKNMLVQVDGTLAKGVTPKDVVLAIIGKIGTAGGTGYTIEFAGSVFRAMSMEGRMTVCNMAIEGGARAGLVAVDDKTIEYVKGRPLSPTGVEWDHAVAYWKTLHSDADAVFDTVVKLDAADIVPQVTWGTSPEMVLGVDARVPDPDKEKDANKRGAIERALTYMGLQPGKPINDITIDKVFIGSCTNSRIEDMREAAAVVKSLGRKVASNVKLAMVVPGSGLVKEQAEREGLDKIFVAAGFEWREPGCSMCLAMNADRLEPGERCASTSNRNFEGRQGAGGRTHLVSPAMAAAAAVHGHFVDIRQFA; encoded by the coding sequence ATGGGACGCACCCTGTACGACAAGATCTGGGACGAGCATGTCGTCCACACCGAAGAAGATGGCACGTCCATCCTCTACATCGATCGCCATCTGGTGCACGAGGTCACCAGCCCCCAGGCGTTTGAAGGCCTGCGCGAAGCAGGCCGCAAGGTCTGGCGCATGAGTTCCATCGTGGCCACTGCCGACCACAACACACCCACCACGGGCTGGGAAAACGGCTACGACGGCATCACCGACCCGATCAGCAAAGAACAGATCACCACGCTGAACGACAACATGGCGCAGATCTCGCCCGCCGCGTTCTTCCCGTTCATGCACAAGCGCCAAGGCATCGTGCACGTGATCGGCCCCGAAAACGGCGCCACCCTGCCCGGCATGACAGTGGTGTGCGGCGACAGCCACACCAGCACCCACGGCGCGTTCGGCGCGCTGGCCCACGGCATCGGCACCTCGGAAGTCGAGCACGTGATGGCCACGCAGACCCTGCTGGCCAAGAAGGCCAAGAACATGCTGGTGCAGGTGGATGGCACGCTGGCCAAAGGCGTGACGCCCAAGGACGTGGTGCTGGCCATCATCGGCAAGATCGGCACCGCAGGCGGCACCGGCTACACCATCGAATTTGCAGGCTCCGTCTTTCGCGCCATGAGCATGGAAGGCCGCATGACCGTGTGCAACATGGCCATCGAAGGCGGCGCGCGCGCGGGCCTGGTGGCTGTGGATGACAAGACCATTGAATACGTCAAGGGCCGCCCCCTGTCGCCCACGGGCGTGGAATGGGACCACGCGGTGGCGTACTGGAAAACGCTGCACTCCGACGCAGACGCAGTGTTCGACACCGTGGTCAAGCTCGACGCGGCCGACATCGTGCCGCAAGTCACCTGGGGGACTAGCCCCGAGATGGTGCTGGGCGTGGACGCCCGCGTGCCTGACCCGGACAAGGAAAAAGACGCCAACAAGCGCGGCGCCATCGAACGCGCCTTGACCTACATGGGCCTGCAGCCCGGCAAGCCCATCAACGACATCACCATCGACAAGGTGTTCATCGGCAGCTGCACCAATAGCCGCATCGAAGACATGCGCGAAGCCGCCGCCGTGGTGAAGAGCCTGGGCCGCAAGGTGGCCAGCAATGTGAAGCTGGCCATGGTGGTGCCCGGCTCAGGCCTCGTCAAAGAGCAGGCCGAGCGTGAAGGGCTGGACAAGATTTTTGTGGCCGCAGGTTTTGAATGGCGCGAACCCGGCTGCAGCATGTGCCTGGCCATGAACGCCGACCGCCTGGAGCCCGGCGAGCGTTGCGCCAGCACCAGCAACCGCAACTTTGAAGGCCGCCAGGGCGCTGGTGGCCGCACACACCTGGTGAGCCCCGCCATGGCCGCAGCGGCCGCTGTGCACGGCCACTTTGTGGACATTCGTCAATTTGCCTGA